A genome region from Leptodactylus fuscus isolate aLepFus1 chromosome 6, aLepFus1.hap2, whole genome shotgun sequence includes the following:
- the LOC142209452 gene encoding lysophosphatidic acid receptor 6-like produces the protein METTEGTILNVTTKNCSLQAEFQYGFFTVTYSLVFILGLPGNGLALYYLCQSKQRTRNSNIYFVNLSVVDSIFICLLPFRILYHHTGNDWIFGDVACRITGGLFYANIYLSIGFFTCIIFDRYLAVVHPLMYMKLKCTRCPLMLTCLIWILCIAIILPLILGGPLGNVPVNGTRTSCFEDFSTSAWHGRLKPYNICALIFGFLVPFTIVGVVIPIIARKICRIKSSIHRKVALRIILFILLVSMVCFLPFNVSHLLHFMMRLDMIQDCALSLHIYKLRRITLALVSLNSCLNPILYFIPYLSRRLSAPYATQTYNIQNGKPIDKAPGRITSPYLPKRMEPVTILGAKVEWSVL, from the coding sequence ATGGAGACTACAGAAGGCACCATATTGAACGTTACTACAAAAAACTGCAGCCTGCAGGCAGAGTTCCAGTATGGATTCTTCACGGTCACATACAGCCTGGTGTTCATACTTGGCTTACCCGGGAATGGTTTGGCACTGTATTACCTGTGCCAGAGCAAACAGCGAACCCGCAACTCCAATATCTACTTTGTGAACCTGTCTGTGGTGGATTCCATTTTCATCTGTCTCTTACCATTTCGCATTCTTTATCACCATACTGGAAATGACTGGATCTTTGGGGACGTGGCTTGTCGCATTACTGGTGGCCTCTTCTACGCCAACATCTACCTGAGCATTGGCTTCTTCACATGCATCATTTTTGACAGGTACCTGGCTGTGGTCCATCCACTGATGTATATGAAGCTCAAGTGTACCCGCTGCCCCTTGATGTTGACCTGTCTTATCTGGATCTTATGTATTGCCATTATATTGCCGTTAATCCTTGGCGGACCTCTGGGCAATGTCCCTGTGAATGGCACAAGGACCTCCTGCTTTGAGGACTTCTCAACTTCAGCCTGGCATGGACGTCTGAAACCGTATAACATTTGTGCCTTGATCTTTGGATTTCTGGTACCGTTCACCATTGTTGGAGTGGTGATCCCTATAATAGCACGGAAGATATGCAGGATAAAATCCAGTATCCACCGGAAAGTGGCCTTGAGGATCATTCTCTTCATTCTGCTGGTGTCTATGGTCTGTTTTCTGCCCTTTAATGTCTCCCATCTGCTTCACTTCATGATGAGATTGGACATGATCCAGGATTGTGCCTTGTCCCTGCACATCTACAAGTTACGCCGCATCACTTTGGCTTTAGTAAGTCTGAACAGCTGCCTGAACCCCATTCTTTACTTTATCCCGTATTTAAGTCGTAGGCTCAGCGCTCCCTACGCTACGCAGACCTATAACATTCAGAATGGGAAACCTATAGACAAAGCCCCTGGTAGAATCACCTCACCGTATTTACCAAAAAGAATGGAACCCGTTACCATACTGGGGGCCAAGGTGGAATGGTCGGTCCTATAA